A window from Ictalurus furcatus strain D&B chromosome 16, Billie_1.0, whole genome shotgun sequence encodes these proteins:
- the LOC128620111 gene encoding zinc finger protein 703-like: MHHTLSGSTVSASRSPTSETQHGNFTFRKLAGIKDTSTALLKPSDPVRQAKRLPIKVVKMLTAHSGHLLHPEYLQPLTSAPVSIELDAKKSPLALLAQTCSQIGKPDPPSSSKLASITSSGLGEKEGSSRTSSSSLKLAEQRPSSDDKSSFKPYSKTGPDSQRDGSISSSSSNKPGFCLPVGGGSGGSSTPSCQSHHARTVSPSSRVGSPSQTQAHRHTLSPSTMRSTGHSQTGNGEAKNTEVALSDSSSNPKKEAESSKVSLDSPQLANSSHTRASVNSSSSSSESSPSNEGKSDPQPSQPGGLGPVSISPFKSSHPVFPLPSSSMGYHGSIVGTYAGYPGQFVPGLDHTKSSLGGAGVGVAGKHPSSSPLTGASPPSFMQGLCRDPYCLSYPNTPHLGGNCGTCVHDPSSSIKSGFPLVYPHHPPLHSLHQSSLSSSITPSLSHPLYTYGFMLPNEPLPHACNWVSASGPCDKRFATSDELLAHLRTHTSLPGMDGKLLSTYPSSSSACHLHLPPQSSPASLPASFSLRAPPSLGLARYHPYSKMPLPTAPTLPMHSLPTSAPYYSHYALYSQRLGSASALGYQ; the protein is encoded by the exons ATGCACCACACTCTGAGTGGATCTACAGTTTCCGCTTCACGCAGCCCGACCTCCGAGACCCAACACGGTAACTTCACTTTCAGAAAGCTCGCTGGAATTAAGGACACGTCCACCGCTTTGTTAAAGCCCTCGGATCCTGTGCGTCAGGCGAAGCGTCTCCCCATTAAAGTAGTGAAGATGCTGACCGCGCACTCGGGCCACTTGCTCCACCCGGAGTACCTGCAGCCCCTCACATCTGCCCCCGTCAGCATCGAG CTGGATGCTAAGAAGAGTCCACTGGCCCTCTTGGCTCAGACGTGTTCTCAGATAGGTAAACCGGATCCTCCGTCTTCATCCAAACTTGCCTCCATTACGTCTAGTGGACTGGGTGAGAAAGAAGGCTCATCTCGCACTTCCTCCTCATCCCTAAAACTTGCAGAGCAACGTCCTTCATCGGATGACAAGTCCAGCTTCAAGCCTTACTCCAAAACAGGCCCAGACAGCCAGAGGGATGGGAgtatcagcagcagcagcagtaacaAGCCTGGCTTTTGTCTTCCCGTGGGTGGAGGTAGTGGTGGCAGTAGCACACCGAGCTGTCAGTCCCACCATGCACGTACTGTTTCTCCAAGTTCCAGAGTGGGCTCGCCTTCACAGACTCAGGCGCACAGACACACTCTTTCACCTAGCACCATGCGTTCCACTGGACATTCACAGACTGGAAACGGGGAGGCAAAAAACACAGAAGTGGCACTCTCTGACAGCAGCAGCAACCCAAAGAAGGAGGCAGAGTCAAGTAAGGTGAGTCTGGACAGTCCTCAGTTGGCCAATTCGAGCCATACCAGAGCAAGTGTCAACTCCAGTAGCTCAAGCTCTGAAAGCAGCCCCAGTAACGAGGGCAAATCAGACCCACAACCATCTCAGCCTGGAGGACTCGGGCCTGTTTCTATCTCTCCTTTCAAGTCCAGTCACCCTGTCTTCCCCCTCCCATCGTCCAGCATGGGCTACCACGGTTCTATAGTGGGCACTTATGCTGGCTATCCCGGTCAGTTTGTTCCTGGCTTAGACCATACCAAGTCCAGCCTCGGAGGTGCTGGCGTAGGAGTTGCAGGTAAACACCCCAGCTCAAGCCCACTGACTGGAGCATCTCCACCTTCATTCATGCAGGGTTTGTGTCGGGACCCGTACTGTTTAAGCTACCCGAACACACCACACCTAGGTGGCAACTGTGGCACATGTGTTCATGACCCCTCCTCTTCAATAAAATCTGGCTTCCCATTGGTTTACCCCCATCATCCTCCATTGCACTCGCTTCACCAGAGCTCATTGTCTTCCAGCATCACACCATCACTTTCTCATCCACTCTACACGTATGGCTTCATGCTGCCCAATGAGCCTCTACCACATGCATGCAACTGGGTCTCAGCCAGCGGGCCATGCGATAAGCGTTTTGCCACCTCCGATGAGCTATTAGCCcacctgcgcacacacacctcactgCCAGGCATGGATGGAAAGCTCCTGTCCACATATCCATCATCTTCCTCCGCATGTCACCTCCATCTGCCTCCCCAGAGCAGTCCAGCTTCTCTTCCTGCTTCCTTCTCATTGAGGGCACCTCCAAGTTTGGGCTTGGCTcgataccatccctacagtaaAATGCCACTGCCCACAGCACCAACACTGCCCATGCACTCTTTACCAACCTCTGCACCCTATTACTCCCACTACGCCCTCTACAGTCAGAGACTGGGATCTGCCTCAGCCCTGGGCTACCAGTAA